In a genomic window of Mustela nigripes isolate SB6536 chromosome 8, MUSNIG.SB6536, whole genome shotgun sequence:
- the ARK2C gene encoding E3 ubiquitin-protein ligase ARK2C, whose amino-acid sequence MVLVHVGYLVLPVFGSVRNRGAPFQRSQHPHATSCRHFHLGPPQPQQLAPDFPLAHPVQSQPGLSAHMAPAHQHSGTLHQSLTPLPTLQFQDVTGPSFLPQALHQQYLLQQQLLEAQHRRLVSHPRRSQERVSVHPHRLHPSFDFSHQLQTPQPRYLAEGTDWDLSVDAGLSPAQFQVRPIPQHYQHYLATPRMHHFPRNSSSTQMVVHEIRNYPYPQLHFLALQGLNPSRHTSAVRESYEELLQLEDRLGNVTRGAVQNTIERFTFPHKYKKRRPQDSKGKKEEGEESDTDEKCTICLSMLEDGEDVRRLPCMHLFHQLCVDQWLAMSKKCPICRVDIETQLGADS is encoded by the exons gtgccccttttcaaAGGTCTCAGCATCCTCACGCTACCTCCTGCCGTCACTTCCACCTGGGCCCCCCGCAGCCGCAGCAGCTGGCGCCCGACTTCCCCCTGGCCCACCCCGTGCAGTCGCAGCCGGGCCTCAGCGCCCACATGGCCCCGGCCCACCAGCACAGCGGCACCCTGCACCAGTCGCTGACTCCGCTGCCCACCCTGCAGTTCCAGGACGTCACAGGTCCCTCCTTCCTACCTCAGGCCCTGCACCAGCAATACCTCCTGCAGCAGCAGCTCCTGGAAGCCCAGCACCGCAGGCTCGTCTCGCACCCGag GCGGAGTCAGGAGCGTGTGTCTGTCCATCCCCACCGCCTCCACCCCAGCTTCGACTTCAGCCACCAACTCCAGACGCCTCAGCCCAGGTATTTGGCTGAGGGCACTGACTG GGATCTCAGTGTGGACGCCGGCTTGAGCCCTGCCCAGTTCCAGGTGCGGCCCATCCCTCAGCACTATCAGCATTACCTAGCGACTCCTCGAATGCACCACTTTCCCAGAAACTCCTCCTCCACGCAGATG GTTGTCCATGAAATCCGAAACTACCCTTACCCTCAGCTTCACTTCCTTGCTCTCCAGGGACTAAACCCCAGCAGACACACCTCCGCAGTGCGGGAGAGCTATGAG GAGCTGCTGCAGCTTGAGGACAGGTTGGGAAATGTGACTCGGGGAGCTGTACAGAACACCATTGAGAGGTTCACCTTCCCCCACAAATACAAGAAG CGAAGACCCCAGGATAGCAAGGGcaagaaggaagagggggaagagtCAGACACAGATGAGAAATGCACAATTTGTCTGTCTATGCTGGAAGATGGAGAAGATGTGAG gCGCCTACCCTGTATGCATCTTTTCCATCAACTGTGTGTGGACCAGTGGCTCGCCATGAGCAAGAAATGTCCCATCTGCCGAGTGGACATTGAGACACAACTGGGAGCCGACAGCTGA